Proteins encoded together in one Pseudomonas sp. TCU-HL1 window:
- a CDS encoding AraC family transcriptional regulator produces MTGNALEHIVRTNDSVAAYFVKAAMHRLAHVPKRVEALLREAGIEPSWLDEPLRRVPADSVTRLWLLLTEELGDEFFAFDSGGMPRGTFAIICRSVLHEPDLGRALRQCLSGFNLFLRDIRAHLELRGSRTAIVLQTRINDPAIRGVAEEIYLSMVIGVACWMVGRRLNFDRTQFGHPPPPHGADPLLWGPWIEFEAGRTEVEFGSAQLSLPVIRNFASLKQFLRHAPEGVVVRFRNRSGLSADVYRRLKTSPELDWPSQTQMASQVSMSESAFRRQLEREGFSYQVIKHEVRKALAFDYLNDETLSISEIAIRCGFQEPSAFHRAFRQWTGMSPGRYRDTQAAGRG; encoded by the coding sequence ATGACGGGCAACGCTTTGGAGCACATCGTCCGGACAAATGACTCGGTGGCCGCCTATTTCGTAAAGGCTGCGATGCACCGGTTGGCACATGTTCCGAAGCGCGTGGAGGCGCTACTGCGCGAAGCCGGTATCGAGCCGTCCTGGCTCGATGAGCCACTACGCCGGGTGCCGGCGGACTCGGTGACGCGACTGTGGCTACTGCTCACCGAGGAACTGGGAGATGAGTTCTTCGCCTTTGATTCCGGCGGTATGCCCCGTGGTACGTTCGCGATCATCTGCCGCAGTGTGCTCCACGAGCCGGATCTGGGGCGTGCACTGCGCCAGTGCCTATCCGGCTTCAATCTGTTCCTGCGTGACATCCGCGCGCACCTGGAGTTGCGCGGCAGTCGCACTGCAATCGTTCTGCAAACCCGTATCAACGATCCTGCCATTCGGGGTGTTGCCGAGGAGATCTATCTCAGCATGGTCATTGGCGTGGCCTGCTGGATGGTGGGGCGCCGGCTCAATTTCGACCGTACCCAGTTCGGGCATCCGCCGCCTCCACACGGAGCCGACCCCCTGCTCTGGGGACCCTGGATCGAGTTCGAGGCCGGGCGTACCGAGGTGGAGTTCGGATCCGCCCAGCTGTCGCTGCCGGTGATCCGCAACTTCGCCAGTCTCAAGCAGTTCCTCCGTCACGCGCCAGAGGGCGTGGTGGTGCGATTCCGTAATCGATCAGGGCTTTCGGCCGACGTCTATCGCCGCCTCAAGACCTCCCCCGAGCTGGACTGGCCGTCCCAGACGCAGATGGCAAGTCAGGTGTCGATGAGCGAATCCGCCTTCCGCCGACAACTGGAGCGTGAGGGTTTTTCCTATCAGGTGATCAAGCACGAGGTGCGTAAGGCATTGGCCTTCGATTACCTCAACGATGAGACCTTGAGCATCTCCGAGATCGCAATTCGTTGCGGATTCCAGGAGCCCAGCGCGTTTCATCGAGCCTTTCGCCAGTGGACCGGCATGAGCCCGGGACGCTACCGGGACACCCAGGCCGCCGGCAGGGGCTGA
- a CDS encoding acetyl-CoA C-acyltransferase family protein, whose protein sequence is MCSKALPVIVLVHQLICPNSTSECAQFRHRSVARSPPRLPTINPGASQMNRPEVFVVSAVRTAIGTYGGTLKDTPPAELATLVTRTALSRADCDPQQVEHVVFGNVIPTTPKDAYISRVAALQAGIPKETPAFSVNRLCGSGLQAIVSAAQGLLLGDSRIAIAGGAECMSQGGYLVPSVRWGARMGDSKMLDFMLGALHDPLHGIHMGITAENVAKLHGITREDQDALALQSQQRAARAIAEGRFASQIVPVEIQTRKGVTQFEIDEHVRAEVTLEQLAKMKPAFTEGGTVTAGNASGLNDGASALLLATGDAVKDQGLQPMARLVAYAHAGVEPTVMGLGPIPATRLALQRAGLTVADLDVIESNEAFAAQACAVSRELGFDPEKVNPNGSGISLGHPIGASGAIIATKAIHELQRIKGRYALATMCIGGGQGIAVIFERV, encoded by the coding sequence ATGTGCTCCAAAGCGTTGCCCGTCATAGTCCTTGTCCATCAGCTGATATGTCCAAATTCGACATCCGAGTGCGCGCAATTCCGGCATAGGTCGGTAGCCCGCTCCCCCCCTAGACTCCCGACCATCAATCCAGGAGCGTCTCAGATGAACAGACCTGAAGTTTTCGTTGTCAGCGCGGTGCGCACCGCCATCGGCACCTACGGCGGCACCCTGAAGGACACCCCGCCCGCTGAACTGGCCACCCTGGTCACCCGTACCGCCCTGTCGCGCGCCGATTGCGATCCGCAACAGGTGGAACATGTGGTGTTCGGCAACGTCATTCCTACCACACCCAAGGACGCCTACATAAGTCGAGTCGCCGCGCTGCAGGCGGGCATTCCCAAGGAAACCCCGGCCTTCTCGGTCAATCGCCTGTGCGGCTCTGGCCTGCAAGCTATCGTCAGCGCCGCCCAGGGCTTGTTGCTGGGGGACTCTCGAATCGCCATTGCCGGTGGTGCCGAATGCATGAGCCAGGGCGGCTACCTGGTACCCAGCGTACGTTGGGGCGCGCGCATGGGCGACAGCAAGATGCTCGACTTCATGCTCGGCGCACTGCATGACCCGCTGCACGGCATCCACATGGGCATCACCGCTGAGAACGTCGCCAAGCTGCACGGAATCACCCGTGAAGACCAGGATGCCCTGGCCCTGCAGAGCCAGCAGCGCGCGGCCCGCGCCATCGCCGAGGGACGTTTCGCTAGCCAGATCGTCCCCGTGGAAATCCAGACCCGCAAGGGCGTGACCCAGTTCGAGATCGACGAGCACGTGCGCGCTGAGGTGACGCTCGAGCAATTGGCGAAGATGAAGCCGGCCTTCACCGAAGGCGGCACCGTTACCGCCGGCAACGCCTCCGGCCTCAACGACGGCGCCAGCGCCCTGCTGCTGGCCACCGGCGACGCGGTGAAGGACCAGGGCCTGCAGCCCATGGCCCGTCTGGTTGCCTACGCCCATGCGGGCGTCGAGCCTACCGTGATGGGTCTCGGCCCCATCCCCGCAACCCGCCTGGCCTTGCAACGCGCGGGGCTGACCGTGGCCGACCTCGACGTGATCGAGTCCAACGAAGCCTTCGCCGCCCAGGCCTGCGCGGTGTCGCGCGAACTCGGTTTCGATCCGGAGAAGGTGAACCCCAACGGTTCCGGCATCTCCCTGGGGCATCCGATCGGTGCCTCCGGCGCGATCATCGCCACCAAGGCGATCCACGAGCTGCAACGGATCAAGGGCCGCTACGCCCTGGCCACCATGTGCATCGGCGGCGGCCAAGGCATCGCCGTCATCTTCGAACGCGTCTGA
- a CDS encoding TetR/AcrR family transcriptional regulator has translation MNTAKCIEPVSPAASAGSRFERNRPRALELFAQRGFAQVSLRELASHLELTAGSLYNHCSSKEELLLEFIEEHYMALLSLFDRRHRRESPKATLQVVIQRLIALHESHPLHFQLASRDAGCLKPNQRLYIDRLRQQLRRQLDLLLCAVGLIGPGQSSVPALELFEHLPRWLSIYPLDERQRCEVLMRLLTTANPIPTPEIRP, from the coding sequence ATGAATACAGCCAAGTGCATCGAGCCCGTATCGCCGGCCGCCAGCGCTGGCTCGCGCTTCGAACGCAACCGCCCCAGAGCCCTGGAACTGTTCGCCCAGCGCGGTTTCGCCCAGGTCAGCCTGCGGGAACTGGCCAGCCATCTCGAACTCACCGCCGGTTCGCTCTACAACCACTGCAGCAGCAAGGAAGAGCTGCTGCTGGAGTTCATCGAAGAGCACTACATGGCGCTGCTGTCTCTGTTCGACCGCCGCCACCGCCGGGAGTCCCCCAAGGCGACCCTGCAGGTGGTAATCCAGAGGCTAATAGCACTACACGAGTCTCACCCCTTGCACTTCCAGCTGGCATCCCGCGACGCCGGCTGTCTCAAACCAAACCAGCGGCTGTACATCGACCGCCTGCGCCAGCAGTTGCGCCGGCAGCTCGACTTGCTGCTATGCGCCGTAGGTCTGATCGGTCCCGGGCAGAGCAGCGTGCCAGCCCTGGAACTGTTCGAGCACCTGCCTCGGTGGCTGTCGATCTATCCGCTGGACGAGCGGCAACGCTGCGAGGTCCTCATGCGCCTGCTAACAACCGCCAACCCCATTCCAACTCCAGAGATTCGACCATGA
- a CDS encoding acyl-CoA dehydrogenase C-terminal domain-containing protein: protein MTDYKAPLRDIHFLLDDVFDAEAKWSVLPGFAGNLDIDTAGAILEEAGKLASSSLAPLNRSGDEEGARWRDGVVTTPTGFKEAYATYAEGGWVGLSGNPDFGGMGMPKMLAVHVEEMLYAANSSFTLYSVLSSGACLAIDTHASTELKATYLPRMYAGRWAGSMCLTEAHAGTDLGLIRTRAEPKADGSYAISGSKIFITGGEQDLTENIVHLVLAKLPDAPAGPKGISLFLVPKFLVSADGTLSERNALSCGSIEHKMGIKASATCVMNFDGATGWLVGEPNKGLAAMFTMMNYERLSIGIQGIGCAEASYQAAVAYARDRLQSRAPGGPVAKDKAADPIIHHPDVRRMLLTMKALNEGGRALATYVGAQLDIAKHGADAVTREAAQTRVALLTPVAKAFFTDTGLESCINGQQVFGGHGYIREWGQEQLVRDVRIAQIYEGTNGIQALDLLGRKVLADGGKALDEFLAEIRRYAEESGVEHRAALLDAVQKLEETSYWVRDQAGQDSRQVGAASVEYLHLFGYVTYAYLWSKMASVAKSRMDADPEFYSAKLSTAGFFFNRILPRIEGLAACVRGGADSLYELAEAQF, encoded by the coding sequence ATGACCGACTACAAGGCCCCCCTGCGCGATATCCACTTCCTGTTGGACGATGTCTTCGATGCCGAGGCGAAATGGTCGGTTCTGCCCGGCTTCGCCGGCAACCTCGATATCGACACCGCAGGTGCCATCCTGGAGGAAGCCGGCAAGTTGGCCAGCTCATCCCTGGCACCGCTGAACCGCAGCGGCGATGAGGAGGGCGCACGCTGGCGCGACGGTGTGGTGACTACGCCAACTGGTTTCAAGGAGGCCTACGCCACCTACGCCGAGGGCGGCTGGGTCGGTCTGTCCGGCAACCCGGATTTCGGCGGCATGGGCATGCCGAAGATGCTCGCCGTGCACGTCGAGGAAATGCTCTACGCGGCCAACAGCAGCTTCACCCTGTATTCGGTGCTGAGCAGCGGTGCCTGCCTGGCCATCGATACCCATGCGAGCACCGAACTGAAGGCAACCTACCTGCCGCGCATGTACGCGGGCCGCTGGGCGGGTTCCATGTGCCTGACCGAAGCCCATGCCGGTACCGACCTCGGCCTCATTCGCACCCGCGCCGAACCCAAGGCCGATGGCAGTTACGCCATTTCCGGCAGCAAGATCTTCATTACCGGCGGCGAGCAGGACCTGACCGAGAACATCGTCCACCTGGTGCTGGCCAAGCTGCCCGATGCCCCGGCCGGACCGAAGGGTATTTCGCTATTCCTGGTACCCAAGTTCCTGGTGAGTGCCGATGGCACCCTGAGCGAGCGCAACGCACTGTCCTGCGGTTCCATCGAGCACAAGATGGGCATCAAGGCCTCGGCCACCTGCGTGATGAACTTCGATGGCGCCACCGGCTGGCTCGTCGGCGAGCCCAACAAGGGCCTGGCGGCGATGTTCACCATGATGAACTACGAGCGCCTGTCCATCGGCATCCAGGGCATCGGCTGCGCCGAGGCGTCCTACCAGGCCGCAGTGGCCTATGCCCGCGACCGCCTGCAAAGCCGTGCCCCTGGTGGCCCTGTAGCCAAGGACAAGGCAGCCGATCCGATCATCCACCACCCCGACGTACGCCGCATGCTGCTGACCATGAAGGCGCTGAACGAGGGAGGCCGCGCCCTGGCGACCTATGTGGGCGCCCAGCTGGATATCGCCAAGCACGGCGCCGATGCCGTGACGCGCGAAGCGGCGCAGACCCGGGTGGCCTTGCTCACCCCGGTGGCCAAGGCCTTCTTCACCGACACTGGCCTGGAAAGCTGTATAAACGGCCAGCAGGTATTCGGTGGCCACGGCTACATCCGCGAATGGGGCCAGGAGCAGCTGGTACGCGACGTGCGCATCGCACAGATCTACGAGGGCACCAACGGCATCCAGGCCCTCGACCTGCTAGGCCGCAAGGTACTCGCCGATGGCGGCAAGGCCCTGGACGAGTTCCTTGCGGAGATTCGCCGCTACGCTGAAGAGTCCGGCGTCGAGCATCGCGCTGCCCTGCTCGATGCTGTCCAGAAGCTGGAGGAAACCAGCTACTGGGTGCGTGATCAGGCTGGCCAGGACAGCCGCCAAGTGGGCGCCGCCTCGGTGGAATACCTGCACCTGTTCGGATACGTCACCTACGCCTACCTCTGGTCGAAAATGGCCAGCGTGGCCAAGAGCAGGATGGACGCAGACCCGGAGTTCTATTCGGCGAAGCTGTCCACTGCAGGCTTCTTCTTCAACCGCATCCTGCCCCGCATCGAGGGCTTGGCGGCCTGCGTGCGCGGGGGAGCTGACAGCCTCTACGAACTCGCTGAAGCACAGTTCTAA
- a CDS encoding putative bifunctional diguanylate cyclase/phosphodiesterase, with amino-acid sequence MTALQLRDIRDPLPDPELDAYVRLAAIACQVPIAMLTFLDKEQEWFGAKLGVTSGKIPRAGSLSAAVVESNELVYVEDASTNRLLQHCVLVSGPTGIRLFAGVPVTVAERDVVGVLSVADTVKRRLDASQVEALRLLADQTSNLLQHRASLQSQLEVARSEAGALDRLRESQRTLQTLVSNLPGVAYRSLNDVSWRLEVVSEGCQKLIGYSAAELIAGTVRMVDVIHPDDIASLRRKVSRALKTRTPYQSTYRIRTATGQTKWVWDKGCGVYSADGTVLALEGFITDITEQKHAEECIRRMAYFDELTGLPNRLSMRDALSTAIATSRDSHDPIALLHVEVDNFREINETLGYREGDRLLQEVATRLREMLNANEIVARIAESSFSVLLPGMDASHAVQTARKALEALSRPFGLDALLLPADCSIGITLFPGHGTDPDSLLRRANVARYGARRSTEKLAVYAGALDSDNAQRLILMTDLRRAIDGDELLLMFQPKLRMQSRQVSGVEALVRWRHPERGLMGPGQFIGFAESAGLITRLTHWVLAAAVRESHAWHGAGQPVPIAINLSPHDIRDRQLFEQISRALETWGGTPDWIQFELTESCIMEDLSIARHVLMQLREAGFKLFIDDFGTGYSSLAYLRNLPVDYIKIDQSFVKDLDSDSESAAIVETIIKLAHSLGMEVVAEGVESVSTMEMLSNWGCEEAQGYCISKPISGHDFQSWSKAFR; translated from the coding sequence ATGACAGCTCTTCAACTTCGTGACATCCGCGACCCGTTACCCGATCCCGAACTCGACGCATACGTCAGGTTGGCCGCTATCGCATGCCAGGTACCCATTGCCATGCTGACGTTCCTCGACAAGGAGCAAGAGTGGTTTGGTGCGAAGCTGGGGGTGACATCCGGGAAGATACCCCGGGCGGGCTCGTTGAGCGCTGCAGTGGTGGAGTCCAACGAACTGGTGTATGTGGAGGATGCCTCCACGAATCGACTTCTCCAGCACTGCGTCCTGGTATCGGGGCCAACAGGTATCAGGCTCTTCGCCGGCGTCCCGGTCACCGTGGCGGAGCGGGACGTGGTCGGCGTGCTTTCGGTAGCGGATACGGTGAAGCGCCGTCTCGATGCCTCGCAGGTCGAAGCCCTCCGCTTGCTGGCGGACCAGACCTCCAACCTGTTGCAGCATCGCGCCTCACTGCAAAGCCAGCTGGAGGTAGCCCGCAGTGAAGCTGGTGCACTTGATAGACTTCGGGAGAGCCAGCGCACGTTGCAGACCCTGGTCAGCAACCTCCCCGGCGTGGCTTATCGGAGCCTGAATGATGTTTCCTGGCGTCTTGAGGTCGTCAGCGAGGGCTGCCAGAAGCTCATCGGCTATTCCGCCGCCGAGCTCATCGCGGGAACCGTCAGGATGGTCGATGTCATTCACCCTGACGACATTGCCTCGCTCAGGCGCAAGGTTTCCAGGGCCTTGAAGACCAGGACGCCCTACCAATCCACCTACAGAATCAGAACCGCAACAGGACAGACCAAATGGGTCTGGGACAAAGGGTGTGGGGTCTACTCCGCGGACGGAACGGTGCTCGCGCTAGAGGGGTTCATCACCGACATCACTGAGCAGAAGCACGCTGAAGAATGCATCCGAAGGATGGCCTATTTCGATGAACTGACAGGCCTGCCCAATCGCCTGTCCATGAGGGATGCCCTGAGCACGGCCATTGCCACCTCAAGGGATTCGCACGACCCGATTGCCCTGCTGCATGTCGAGGTCGACAATTTCCGCGAAATCAACGAAACGTTGGGCTACCGCGAGGGTGACCGACTCCTGCAGGAAGTGGCGACAAGGCTGCGGGAAATGCTGAACGCCAACGAAATAGTCGCCCGTATAGCCGAATCCTCTTTCTCGGTGCTGCTTCCAGGGATGGATGCCAGCCACGCGGTACAAACCGCGCGCAAAGCACTGGAAGCCTTGAGCAGGCCGTTCGGGCTGGACGCCCTGCTTTTGCCCGCTGACTGCAGTATCGGTATAACCCTGTTCCCGGGACATGGGACTGACCCTGATTCATTGTTGCGTCGCGCGAATGTTGCCCGGTATGGCGCCAGACGCAGTACGGAAAAACTTGCCGTGTACGCAGGCGCGCTCGACAGTGACAACGCTCAGCGGCTGATTCTGATGACCGACCTGCGTCGGGCCATCGATGGCGACGAGTTGCTCCTGATGTTCCAACCCAAACTGCGTATGCAATCAAGGCAGGTGAGTGGCGTGGAAGCACTGGTGCGCTGGAGGCACCCTGAGCGCGGCCTGATGGGCCCGGGCCAATTTATCGGCTTTGCGGAGAGCGCAGGCCTGATTACCCGGCTCACACATTGGGTATTGGCAGCCGCCGTTCGCGAAAGCCATGCCTGGCATGGTGCAGGCCAGCCGGTACCCATTGCCATCAATCTGTCGCCCCATGACATTCGGGACCGACAGCTGTTCGAGCAGATCTCGAGAGCCCTGGAGACTTGGGGCGGCACACCGGACTGGATCCAGTTCGAGCTGACCGAAAGCTGCATCATGGAAGACCTCTCAATTGCCCGGCACGTCCTCATGCAGCTACGCGAAGCAGGCTTCAAGCTGTTCATCGATGACTTCGGAACCGGATACTCGTCCCTTGCCTATCTCCGAAATCTTCCCGTCGACTACATAAAGATCGACCAGTCCTTCGTGAAGGACCTCGATAGCGACAGCGAGTCAGCAGCCATCGTGGAAACCATCATCAAGCTTGCCCACAGCCTGGGCATGGAAGTGGTCGCTGAAGGCGTCGAGTCGGTTTCGACCATGGAAATGCTATCGAACTGGGGTTGCGAGGAGGCGCAAGGCTATTGCATCAGCAAACCGATATCCGGACATGATTTCCAGTCATGGAGCAAGGCCTTCCGATGA